Proteins encoded by one window of Candidatus Bathyarchaeota archaeon:
- a CDS encoding formylmethanofuran dehydrogenase subunit A translates to MKLLIKNGFVFDPMNGVKGDIMDILIDDGKVVDRIEGEVVKVIDASGRTVMPGGVDIHTHIAGSEVNMGRLIRPEDHFKDFEPKTSGLRSGVGHSVPTTFITGYRYARMGYTMICNPSMPPLEARHAHEELADTPILDKVTFPLLGDWWFVLEYLSRDMIEECAMHVAWMISATKGYAIKVVNPGGVEAWGFGGNVESLDDQITYFGITPRQIVRGLCKVNKILNMPHSLHLHTNRLGQPGNYETTLETMGCVEDLASGNKPILHITHCQFSSFKGEDWRTMRSGAEEISSYVNSHTHVTIDMGQIAFVDTTTMTADGPWQYTLYGLSGNKWVNHDVETETGAGIVPFKYRRKNYVHAIMWSIGLELALLIRDPWKIFLTTDHPNGAPFTTYPRIISWLVSRRSREATLNKANAKARKRSLLPSIDREYDLYDVAIITRAGPARSLGLTTKGHLGVGADADIAIYDLNPRETDLSRRHKNVRKAFQNAKYVIKGGKIIVWDGKVTRSAEGRTYWVDVRFNCHSRMELYETAIKDLKERFRDYWTVEMDNYFIHEGFIRNSSPISVKAEV, encoded by the coding sequence TTGAAACTACTGATCAAGAACGGTTTCGTCTTCGACCCCATGAACGGCGTGAAGGGAGACATTATGGACATTCTTATTGATGATGGCAAAGTTGTCGATAGGATAGAGGGCGAGGTAGTTAAGGTTATTGATGCTTCAGGCAGGACTGTTATGCCAGGTGGTGTTGATATTCACACTCATATCGCAGGATCCGAGGTCAATATGGGGCGTCTCATAAGGCCTGAAGATCATTTCAAGGATTTTGAGCCTAAGACTTCAGGGTTAAGATCGGGGGTTGGGCATTCGGTTCCGACAACCTTCATAACTGGTTACCGTTATGCTCGAATGGGTTACACTATGATATGCAATCCATCGATGCCGCCGCTTGAGGCCCGGCACGCCCATGAGGAACTTGCGGACACGCCGATCCTTGATAAGGTCACTTTTCCCCTGCTCGGCGACTGGTGGTTTGTGCTAGAGTATCTTAGCAGGGACATGATTGAAGAGTGTGCGATGCATGTTGCTTGGATGATCAGTGCGACTAAGGGCTATGCGATTAAGGTTGTTAATCCAGGCGGAGTTGAAGCGTGGGGTTTTGGGGGGAATGTTGAAAGCCTCGATGATCAGATCACATATTTTGGTATTACGCCTAGGCAGATAGTCCGCGGCCTTTGCAAGGTCAACAAGATCTTGAATATGCCACACTCCCTACATCTGCACACTAACCGCCTGGGTCAGCCGGGGAATTATGAGACGACCTTAGAGACGATGGGATGCGTCGAGGATCTAGCATCTGGAAATAAGCCGATACTACACATTACGCATTGCCAGTTCAGTTCATTCAAGGGAGAGGATTGGAGAACGATGAGGTCAGGGGCCGAGGAGATCTCCAGTTACGTTAACAGTCACACTCATGTGACTATAGACATGGGTCAGATAGCGTTTGTGGATACAACAACGATGACTGCTGACGGCCCTTGGCAATACACGCTTTACGGATTGAGTGGGAATAAATGGGTAAATCATGATGTAGAGACCGAGACAGGAGCAGGCATAGTTCCATTCAAGTATAGAAGGAAGAATTATGTGCACGCCATAATGTGGTCTATAGGGCTTGAGCTCGCATTACTGATTAGGGACCCATGGAAAATATTCCTGACCACTGACCACCCGAACGGGGCTCCCTTTACAACATATCCTAGAATAATCTCTTGGCTTGTTAGTCGCAGGTCGCGAGAGGCGACCCTTAATAAGGCTAATGCGAAGGCTAGGAAGAGAAGTCTCCTACCAAGCATCGATAGAGAGTATGACCTTTACGATGTTGCTATTATCACTCGTGCCGGTCCAGCCAGATCTCTTGGGCTTACCACAAAGGGGCACCTGGGTGTGGGAGCAGATGCGGACATAGCCATCTATGATTTAAACCCGCGAGAGACCGACCTTTCAAGAAGGCATAAGAATGTTCGGAAGGCATTTCAAAACGCTAAATATGTGATCAAGGGTGGAAAGATTATCGTATGGGATGGCAAAGTAACTAGATCTGCTGAGGGGCGCACCTATTGGGTGGACGTGAGGTTCAATTGCCATTCACGAATGGAACTTTATGAGACAGCGATTAAGGACTTAAAAGAGAGGTTTAGAGATTATTGGACGGTTGAGATGGACAATTATTTTATTCATGAAGGTTTCATTAGGAACTCATCACCTATCTCTGTAAAAGCGGAGGTATAA
- a CDS encoding 30S ribosomal protein S7: MSELENLKIFGKWDFNVEVKDLGLQRYISLTPVHLPHTMGRHEHHRFHKSRLNIVERLVNSLMRPGKNAGKKARAINFVRKAFEIINLRTGRNPVEVLVRAVENSAPCEDITRIIYGGIAYPQAVDISPQRRVDLALRFIAEGARKAAFGNPKPFEECLADEIIAAANKDPGSYAVQKRNEMERIALHAR; this comes from the coding sequence TTGAGCGAGCTGGAGAATTTAAAGATCTTCGGAAAATGGGACTTCAACGTGGAGGTTAAGGATTTAGGGCTACAAAGGTACATTTCCCTAACACCAGTCCACTTGCCACACACAATGGGAAGGCATGAACATCACAGGTTTCACAAATCCCGATTAAACATAGTGGAAAGACTTGTAAACAGCCTCATGCGACCAGGAAAGAATGCGGGAAAGAAGGCTAGGGCAATAAACTTCGTCAGAAAAGCTTTTGAGATCATTAATCTCCGCACGGGACGTAATCCAGTTGAGGTTCTCGTAAGAGCGGTCGAGAACTCAGCGCCTTGTGAGGACATTACAAGGATTATTTATGGCGGAATTGCCTATCCACAGGCGGTTGACATATCCCCCCAGCGGAGGGTCGACTTGGCCCTAAGGTTCATAGCGGAAGGCGCTAGGAAAGCGGCCTTTGGTAATCCTAAACCCTTTGAGGAATGCCTCGCTGACGAGATAATCGCAGCAGCGAACAAGGATCCGGGAAGCTATGCAGTGCAGAAAAGGAACGAGATGGAAAGAATAGCCCTACATGCGCGATAA
- the argF gene encoding ornithine carbamoyltransferase, translating into MIEKRGRDFLTLQECTEEEIWKLLEATDTFKKKANRVGKLLHGFNIALLFQKPSTRTRLSFEVAIHQLGGNAIYLGWSESQLGRGETIADTARVLSRYVDGLVMRVHKHSDLEEMAKYALIPVINALSDLHHPCQAIADLYTIWEKHGSLKGLKLAYVGDGNNVCNSLLIACSKVGINISVACPKNFEPDPTVLKWALENARLSGSEVRLVRDPVEAVKDADIVYTDTFVSMGDEAEREERLRVFIPKYQVTSALLEKASDQVLFMHCLPAHRMEEVTDEVIDGPRSIVWDQAENRLHSSKAIFAYVLGKWTLS; encoded by the coding sequence ATGATTGAGAAGAGGGGCCGCGACTTTCTCACACTCCAAGAGTGCACAGAAGAAGAGATCTGGAAACTGCTGGAGGCCACAGACACATTCAAGAAGAAAGCCAATAGGGTGGGGAAGCTTCTCCACGGATTTAATATCGCTTTATTGTTCCAGAAGCCATCCACTCGGACAAGGCTTTCATTTGAAGTGGCGATCCATCAACTAGGTGGAAACGCCATCTATCTGGGGTGGAGCGAGTCGCAGCTCGGAAGGGGAGAAACGATCGCTGACACTGCTCGGGTTCTAAGCAGGTATGTAGACGGATTGGTTATGAGGGTTCATAAACATTCAGATCTTGAAGAGATGGCTAAGTATGCTTTAATACCAGTCATCAATGCGCTCTCAGACCTGCATCATCCATGCCAGGCCATTGCAGATCTATACACTATATGGGAGAAACATGGTTCGCTTAAAGGCTTAAAGCTCGCATACGTAGGAGACGGAAATAACGTTTGCAATTCCCTTCTTATTGCATGCAGTAAAGTTGGAATCAATATTTCCGTAGCCTGCCCAAAAAATTTTGAGCCTGATCCTACAGTACTTAAGTGGGCGCTTGAAAACGCGAGATTAAGCGGGTCAGAAGTAAGGTTAGTCCGGGATCCGGTTGAAGCTGTCAAAGACGCGGATATTGTTTACACAGACACGTTTGTCTCAATGGGCGATGAGGCTGAAAGGGAGGAGAGGCTGAGGGTTTTCATTCCAAAATATCAAGTAACATCGGCACTCTTAGAGAAAGCCTCAGACCAAGTGTTGTTCATGCATTGTTTGCCAGCGCATAGGATGGAGGAAGTGACGGACGAAGTTATCGACGGTCCGAGATCGATAGTCTGGGATCAAGCTGAGAATAGGCTTCACTCTTCCAAGGCGATCTTCGCTTATGTTTTAGGTAAATGGACGCTTTCATAA